The sequence GCATTAAGGTTCTATGCCTCATCCCCTTTGTCTTCTCATTAACCtttattttgatcaaatttactaaaaacaAGTCAATGCCCAAGATTTCAGATACTTAGATTGTCTAGTAGGAAGAAAAATATGACGTTCTTCACAAATTCACCTGTGCAAAATAACACCATGCATGCAATAAATGATTTTGCAGGTAATTAACCATGGAATCCCAATGTCAGTCATGAAAGATGCCATAGAAGTTGCGAGTGAATTCTTCAATTTACCAACTGAAGAGAAAAGACATCTCTTGTCTTCAAATGTTCATGACCCCGTAAGATATGGTACCAGTCTAAATCATGTCAAAGACAAAGTATACTTTTGGAGAGACTTCCTCAAGCACTATGCTAATCCAACCTCAACTTGGCTCGACTTTTGGCCATCAAATCCCACAAGTTACAAGTAagtctttcattttctttataatatgtTTAACATAAAAGTTGTCTTGTAGATTAAATTTCTTACTGTTTAAGAACGAAATAATTTCTTCAAGATACTAAAGAAATTCTTCATGCAGGAATAAAATGGGAAACTACACCGTGGAAGCACAAAAGTTGCAAGAAGGACTCATGAAAATGATATTTGAGAGCTTAGGACTAAACAGTAATTACTTACATGAAGACATTACAGAAGGTTCCCAGGTCATGGCAGTTAATTGCTATCCAGCATGTCCTGAGCCAGAGCTTACTCTAGGATTGCCACCACATACAGATTACGGTATGCTAACGATCATTCTTCAAAACCATCTGGGCTTACAAACCATGGATCGAGATGAAAAGTGGCATTCAGTTCCACTCATTGAAGGGGCTCTCATTGTTCAATTGGGAGATCAAATGGAAGTATTGAGCAATGGTAGATACAAAAGTGTTCTTCATCGAGCAACAGTTAACTCAGAAATAAAGCGCATTTCAATTGCAAGCCTTCATAGTCTAGCTTTAGGTAAAAAAGTTAGACCTGCATCCGAGCTTGTCAATGAACAACATATCTTATCCTATAAAGAAGGAGGCTTCAGTGATTTTCTAGATTTCATTTCTGGAGAAGATATCGTAGAAGCTAAGTATAtagacaaattaaaaataaactcatgaaGATTATGAGAAATGAAACAGTAGAGCAAAGCATACAAGAAATCTCTTCTTTAACAAATTCTATGCCGCACAACCTCTGTATCCGTACTGTTTAAATACACACGCACATAACTAGTAATTATTTGTTCTAATACTAATATCAATCGTGAGGGTCTCTTCATTCTTCATGTACAAGATCTCACtgtgataaataaattttgaaacaaagtttatcagttcatttatttttaagtacaGATTTCATTTTGATAGATTTATGAAAGCATGATTTGTcaacaccatataaataaattatcgaAATCCTTATTCAGCCAATGTTTTACCTCAGTTGGCTAACACCAGACTTCAGCACATAGATGTTACAAGctgaaaattttaagttttttcttcaaatagCAGAAAATTCAATACATTCATCACACTAAAGCATTCAAGTTGTTTAAAAGGTATTCATGCTTACTCCTAATGTAAATCATATCACATTCATCTCTAGTAcacatgtttaattttttattgacaGTAAATTGATAAGGAGAATTCATTAAGATCTTAAACTAATTAGATCTGCAAAGCCACTAGGATGATTTACCATTATAAAGTATATACAGATACAACCAGCTTCAACAATATTTGTTTTGTACATGTAGCTCGCAAATTAACCAGCATAACAATAATTTAGTATTATaatctttttccctttttcttttttctcctaATAAGACAAGACGGAATGTGCTTCAAACTCAAGTTTCATAAGCCTGGCATGTCAATATGAAGAGTCTAACACTATAGAGAAATTTTCATCACGGTGTTCTTAGCCAAATTCCAGAGGTCCAACACTATCCTGTTATCATTTCAGAActctttcaaattaattaatcatcatGACAAATTATCTATATTTTCTTACACTGAATTGCTTCTTTTTGCATATATTTCTTACCGTTAGTGGAATAAATAGTACAGTCATAACTCACTCTATTTCACATCATAATGCTTTAACTCATTTGCAATATCAAAAATTCAGATTGTTGTTAATGCTACTCTAATTGCCTGCAATTTCTTCATCTATTTTGCTTTTGCTTTTACTTCAAATTAATTCCTTAGACAAACAAATTGTATACAATAGTTAAGTCATTGCTATTGATCCTAATTCAAGCTGCTAATTTACCATGTTGTTCATCGTATGAAAACTTATCTCCTCagtaaataagaataaattgcTAAATCCATCGGACATCCGTATTTTCTTCAATCTTACATATTAGAGGATCATAAATCCAAGCCAATATCTTGATAAGAACCTCATGTTTctccttgaagttgaaatttgATTTAGTAATGATTTTTTCGTTTTAGCAAAAGAAAATTCTAATCTCAACTATTGGGTTACCACTTTTGCCTAGAGTAATACGAATAACTTTAGAAAGCTATTGACTTATTCAAAAGAGCACTAATCATATATTAAGCGAGTTACTAAGTAGTTAGCTTCCTCATTGATCTAACTTCTAATTTCTACTTTCTTCAGCAATTAACAACATACTTCAGAAATTTAACGTTATTTATGCATATGCTCACCAATCATATCATCAACTACTAATTAAACTACTATAAGCTTGAATTTGCAGTTGAGTTTGTCCATTCCAATTACAAACAGTGATTTTGTGTATGATTTGCACATAATCTCAGGATATATGAATAGCAAACAAATAAAATTGCAGATTTACCTGAATTTTAGTATAATTAGTACTACAATTACACAAAAATTGAGAGAATTTCAATTGATTCGAGAAAAAAGAAAGGGCGAAAAGAACACTTACGAAGAGAAGTGAAAAATTGGTTCCAAAAATTTGCGGTTACTTCTCTCTGTATTGTTACGTCTCTGATCTTCTCCATTGGCATTTCttattttctgatttttctGATTCTGAGATGAAAATTGAAGGAGAAGCTTCTAAAATGGGAGAACGGGTGGGCTGATTGCCTGCTACGCGGGTCTAAATTGAACTTTCTTACTTTGGTACAGTAGTGTGACACGTGTCTCTATCAACGGCTTACACTTTTAAAGCTGTGgaactttaatttcttttttcatattagGAAAAGTACTTTTCTTCGTTTCTGTTTTCGAAGATTCTATTTTAGTTGCAATTATTTTTGTGACATACTTatacacaattttattttattttttttaataaaatcaataagTATACAAAAAGTAAAAGGCAATATATGTCAATTAAAGAGTTGCGATCAATCTATCAACATTATAATTTAGAATGATAGAATCGGgttataaaattatgatttgatttggACATGTTAATgatctatttattttagttagttcaAAATGACTCatgaaaaaatagtttaaaaagataatttttatttgatatattctataaaatcataataaattcattagatatataatcaaacaaattataataaacaaacatagattttaaaattaaataaacatagattttaaaattaaataaaaattgaataaattggATTATATTCggactttaatttaatttattttagtccacttaaaactattaatttagGTCATTTTAACATGATTAAATTTTATCCAATTTTACTCACCTGACATTTACATTATAATTCACTATAGcgattaataattttttataaaagaataatgcctctatttatttatttttgctataTAGGAAGATATGTATTACTTCTCTgatattaagtttttaattgaAATGGAAACTATTTCGGAAAAAACAATATTGAGTAACCATGAACTTCACATCTATGGAGAGGCCGATAGGATGTATTAGAAATTTGGTGTATGTATTAGTTATgagattatttaattatttaatttgtaggATTTTCATATTAGTTATATACTTTTATCAGTAATTAAGATATAGTAATTTATGATAttagtaatataatatttttttaatacatgatTAAGTATGATTAAAGATACAATTATCTTTAATACATCAAatcaaattagaaattaaagaaaaactcaagaCAATCAATTCAATATGCAGTATATACTAATATAAACATTACAACTAATACAtcttattcaatattatttgtatatattctaCCAAACAACTTTTATTACATTAACTTTGCATGTGTGtgtgaattaatttcataatcaaaattaaatatcttaATTCCCGTTTTTATGAATCCTTCACTTACAAGTTTATATATGTACTAGTTTCCGTGCACGCGCTTTGCGCGTGTAATCCATGAgtgtattatttcttaaaagataatactattaaataataaaatatgtctaattgagattttttactttgttttactacTAATTGTGACACTCCAATTTTCTGACCTCCAAGTAAATGCATCGAGATAATAggagaaattaataaaataaactttgtttgtaattcaaaaaataagtttgcaaagctaaaaggaaaaataacaactatctaaattaaatttcttaatagtTTCGTTTTATTGGTAGAATAATGCTAGATAGTGTAAGATTAACTTTGAGTGAAGGAAAACAAaaccttttaacttttttaatgaatgtgttttaagtattgtattaaatttttatccacaaacactttaaactaattagttaactataaatatttaaaactaagatgtaaaaagttttatcatttatatttaaaaatcaggatatttatgaataactactatttttatataataattctgtcatacataacttatccaccattaatctaatattatatgtttcacctttttttccataaaaagaaaagaaaagagtaaacatcctattttatcacattcattcttaaagatgaaaattaatgtatatgtaaaaattataagtacggagaaaagaaaaaaaaaaggtacacaTGAGCAAGATAATTAggcatttcattttgtttgtctCTATAGTGAAACTGAACATTTGagcatacaaaatacaaatatgaatttagagcaacttgctaataaaacaagaatttaactatatgaagaGAGACAAAAATTGtcttattataattcttacTACAAATAAGTATAAAACTAACACATCAAGCTCCGATGCTTCAGTAATTGAATTCTAATCTATTCTCGTAACTGCATAAGGGAATCTCATAACTTTCACCTCAAATTGTGACattatttcacatgtttagaaTTCCTACATACAAGAATTGTAGGAGTAGTAAATAAAAGTTcttcttgaaaaagttaaatttatagaacaaaattatggaaacatgaaaagtcacatgaattattgttaaaataaatataaaaaagatagaaatgaaatttaattttaaagatacatgaatctactttaatttcttgataattactcatttttatttttatttacatttatgttagaaatttgaaaggtcAAGATTATGTAATgagaagattatatatatataaattatataagttttaatttattagagggataaaatggtaattcaacttttaagttttgagcttcatgcttataataatatatgatatgatgatacaTGAAATGTACCAAAATGAAAAAATGGTTCAAGGGTGATTAAACTTGAAAACTCATAATCTAAGAGCTGTTTTTCAtgtcaaaatttaaaacattcttactaaatttaataaatacattCAAGAGTTCATAAATGAATCCTCtaatatgtattaaatttaatcaggttttaatataaaaattaaactataaaaataatcttaataaattaatattaacattaatttaaaaaaaaaaaaatcgccaaaacataaaaaaaaaaaattgttactaACCTTATTTAACGATGGATTAGCCAAAATTTTGTTAGCTACTATAAAAGAACTATTTAGCAAGGGAATATTTGGTATTAGCACACACATTGTAATATATAAGTCAAAGAAAGTCAAATCTAACacatatatacatgaaaaaccTGTTGTCATTCATTATTTGGAGTTCTCAAAGTGATCATCAATGTGATGTTGCTAAATGTTTTTTCATCCTCGAGATCTCATGTTGA comes from Solanum pennellii chromosome 1, SPENNV200 and encodes:
- the LOC107014528 gene encoding flavanone 3-dioxygenase 3-like, with product MKRHNLWKNNTIRWEKIMESSASPNGSFTSAMTLTEEELTCVPKRYILPPSLRPNSTLHNTCLPIVDLSYLHHPHLRSQIIQEVHLACKKFGFFQVINHGIPMSVMKDAIEVASEFFNLPTEEKRHLLSSNVHDPVRYGTSLNHVKDKVYFWRDFLKHYANPTSTWLDFWPSNPTSYKNKMGNYTVEAQKLQEGLMKMIFESLGLNSNYLHEDITEGSQVMAVNCYPACPEPELTLGLPPHTDYGMLTIILQNHLGLQTMDRDEKWHSVPLIEGALIVQLGDQMEVLSNGRYKSVLHRATVNSEIKRISIASLHSLALGKKVRPASELVNEQHILSYKEGGFSDFLDFISGEDIVEAKYIDKLKINS